One Littorina saxatilis isolate snail1 linkage group LG14, US_GU_Lsax_2.0, whole genome shotgun sequence genomic region harbors:
- the LOC138947095 gene encoding uncharacterized protein: MGTAKNTLGRGPLSWNDTMTFSKSQGHRQKRHILRACTNHANHADFIPAKHLSPTNFPVGLQSEEILEITRQLANLVVRVRVVDTSPACTDDDGRPSASARTCTGVVTSVGNDYVAVRLPSHAVRNDSEASKATAEFFYDDDESSDVITARGLSLTRDDLSHTSQLTCRACPELEKRLGLNSLLQRKLFTEKSVGIESVDNVEEYVAVLISHPHGFSKRVSVGSFCGVDVRRRLERDLNTMTNSWSTTSGLTSMLVTSGEIVSSSSSLSASSSPFSASSSSFSSSKDRTRTPFSRLTDRNSKVQVTEIDKTSVAKSILTEHEEPASALSKQLSKITSWSVVTPVHDLCEKVICWGGTLIKSLFSAVQRLVGLTHSVSHDSMRVYHDATSCQGSSGGAVLLIGRRTWGEVGTSVTSLPVFLHVGKVSDTGLGVAVALEAWDKDCRSC, encoded by the exons ATGGGGACAGCCAAGAACACACTAGGCCGAGGACCGTTGAGCTGGAATGATACAATGACCTTCAGCAAGTCTCAAGGACATCGACAAAAACGTCACATCCTGCGCGCATGCACCAACCATGCCAACCATGCTGATTTCATTCCTGCCAAGCACTTGTCGCCTACG AATTTCCCAGTGGGTTTACAATCCGAAGAGATTCTTGAGATAACCCGCCAGCTTGCTAACTTGGTTGTCCGTGTGAGGGTGGTTGACACCAGTCCAGCTTGCACTGATGATGACGGAAGGCCTTCTGCGTCTGCGCGGACATGCACTGGTGTCGTCACTTCCGTCGGAAATGATTACGTCGCTGTGCGGTTGCCTTCTCACGCAGTACGGAATGATTCCGAG GCTAGCAAAGCCACAGCTGAATTCTTTTATGACGATGACGAAAgcagtgacgtcatcaccgCCCGAGGTCTGTCCTTGACACGAGATGACCTTAGCCACACGTCACAACTGACTTGCCGCGCATGTCCGGAACTGGAGAAACGCCTTGGCTTGAACTCATTGTTGCAGCGGAAGCTTTTTACGGAAAAGAGCGTGGGAATTGAAAGTGTGGACAATGTGGAAGAATACGTGGCTGTGTTAATCTCTCATCCTCACGGATTCTCCAAGAGGGTTTCTGTGGGGAGTTTCTGTGGTGTAGATGTTCGAAGAAGACTAGAAAGAGATTTGAACACGATGACGAATTCTTGGTCAACCACTTCTGGATTAACGTCGATGTTGGTAACATCTGGTGAAATTGTGTCATCTTCATCGTCATTGTCGGCGTCATCATCCCCCTTCTCGGCGTCATCatcctccttctcttcctcaAAGGACAGAACAAGGACCCCGTTCTCTAGGTTGACTGACCGTAACAGCAAAGTTCAGGTCACTGAAATAGACAAGACATCTGTCGCTAAGTCGATCTTAACAGAACACGAAGAACCTGCGTCTGCGTTGAGTAAACAACTCAGCAAAATAACTTCGTGGTCTGTTGTTACTCCAGTCCACGATCTTTGCGAGAAAGTTATTTGTTGGGGTGGAACTTTGATCAAGAGTCTCTTTAGTGCTGTACAGAGACTTGTCGGTCTGACACACTCTGTCTCCCATGATTCAATGCGAGTCTACCATGACGCAACGTCATGTCAAGGTTCAAGCGGTGGAGCGGTGCTTCTGATTGGTCGACGGACATGGGGGGAAGTCGGCACGAGcgtgacgtcacttcctgtGTTTTTGCACGTGGGAAAAGTGTCAGACACAGGCCTTGGTGTTGCTGTTGCCCTTGAAGCCTGGGACAAGGATTGTCGTTCTTGTTGA